Proteins encoded in a region of the Sparus aurata chromosome 6, fSpaAur1.1, whole genome shotgun sequence genome:
- the rbck1 gene encoding ranBP-type and C3HC4-type zinc finger-containing protein 1 encodes MTSGVTPTVNLKEAEELALSLGEALSSGDGQEAARLCERLAQLCVPVSVSVNSKAYPQDPIRLLVGVEDAQSENYIPVTVVVSADMTIAQLKDKISHDFGFAPALQRWVIGKRLAQDRDTLYSHGIRKSGDQVFLFILSAHAAHLTKQQHRQEQEQQRIEGIMESMQSLQLLPRGLGEVGGEKTGLPQEYQLIPPPLPPKPPTAARPPVAPEPELGWTCAMCTFMNKPTRPGCEMCGGDRPEGYEVPNIYEPDQQEILRIQQEELAMRQYEQAQLEERQRNYLHLLATEEQNLISNTAETDCPICFSPLQPGEGVVLRECLHTFCRECLKGTVVNSQDAEVSCPDNCESKLLDREIKALLTEEEHQRFLELRLSIAESRSEHSFHCQTPNCRGWCIYEDEVNEFPCELCNETNCILCRAIHDGMNCKDYQDDLRVRAENDLAAQQTKQMLESLLQNGEAMKCPRCDIIVQKKDGCDWICCLMCKTEICWVTKQARWGPNGRGDTSGGCGCRVNNQPCHPNCQNCH; translated from the exons ATGACCTCTGGAGTTACACCGACTGTCAATTTGAAAGAGG CCGAGGAGCTGGCCCTCTCTCTGGGTGAAGCCCTCAGCAGTGGGGACGGACAGGAAGCGGCCAGGCTGTGTGAGAGACTGGCTCAGCTCTGCGTCCCAGTGTCTGTCAGCGTCAACAGCAAGGCCTACCCCCAGGACCCCATCAG GCTGCTGGTTGGAGTGGAGGACGCCCAGTCAGAAAACTACATCCCAGTGACCGTTGTGGTTTCTGCTGATATGACGATCGCACAACTTAAAGACAAG ATCAGCCACGACTTCGGGTTCGCCCCTGCGCTGCAGCGCTGGGTGATCGGGAAGCGGCTGGCTCAAGACCGGGACACATTGTACAGCCACGGCATCCGTAAGAGCGGCGACCAGGTCTTCCTGTTCATCCTCTCCGctcatgctgctcatctcacgaagcagcagcacaggcaggagcaggagcagcaacGCATAGAAG GCATCATGGAGTCCATGCAGTCATTGCAGCTTTTGCCCAGAGGGCTGGGTGAGGTTGGAGGTGAGAAGACAGGTCTTCCTCAGGAGTATCAActcattcctcctcctcttcctccgaaACCACCGACGGCTGCCAGACCACCTGTGGCTCCTGAACCTGAG cttggCTGGACCTGTGCCATGTGCACGTTCATGAACAAACCAACGCGACCTGGCTGCGAGATGTGCGGAGGCGATCGGCCGGAGGGTTACGAGGTGCCCAACATCTACGAGCCAGACCAGCAGGAGATTCTTCGGAttcagcaggaggagctggccaTGAGGCAGTACGAACAG GCTCAGCTGGAGGAACGACAGAGGAACTACCTGCACCTCTTGGCAACAGAGGAACAGAACCTGATCTCCAACACCGCCGAGACCGACTGTCCCATCTGCTTCTCCCCCCTGCAGCCAGGAGAGGGCGTCGTGCTCAGAGAGTGTCTGCACACCTTCTGCAG GGAGTGTCTAAAGGGGACAGTAGTGAACAGTCAAGATGCGGAGGTGTCCTGTCCCGACAACTGTGAGAGCAAGCTACTGGACCGAGAGATCAAAGCA TTGCTAACCGAAGAGGAGCACCAGCGGTTTCTGGAGCTGCGCCTGAGCATCGCGGAAAGCCGCTCGGAGCACAGCTTCCACTGTCAGACTCCCAACTGTCGAGGGTGGTGCATCTACGAGGACGAAGTCAACGAGTTCCCGTGCGAGCTCTGCAACGAAACCAACTGCATTCTCTGCAGG GCCATCCATGATGGCATGAATTGTAAGGACTACCAGGATGACCTGCGCGTCCGAGCAGAGAACGACCTCGCGGCTCAGCAGACGAAACAGATGCTCGAG AGCCTGCTACAGAATGGGGAGGCCATGAAGTGTCCACGGTGTGACATCATCGTCCAGAAGAAAGACGGCTGTGATTGGATCTGCTGTCTGATGTGCAAGACAGAAATCTGCTGGGTCACCAAACAAGCTCGCTGGGGCCCAAAc ggCAGGGGCGACACATCCGGTGGCTGTGGATGCCGGGTCAACAATCAGCCTTGTCATCCCAACTGCCAGAACTGCCACTGA